TGTGAACGTGTCCATTATCCATTATTACAAGCAGGCTGGATTGTGCATCAGCTGAATGTGGCCATTGTCTTGCAAAAAATCCTCAACCTGCAAAAAATCCTCAACAGTGAACCGTAACTCCCACCCGAACATCAGTGCATAGTGGCAGtgcaggtggtgtttttcttCAGTGGGTCATCTTGGCAAGATCCCTTCTTCCTTGTTGTCCCACCTGCCACCGCCCATTGCCCTGCATTCCGCTTTAGCAGTGTGCCCAGCCAGTACAGCCATGCCATCCTCATTGCACCCgccactgccaccaccaccctCACCCATTGGCCAGACAACACCATGGCATGGCAGGCCATTCCTGGCACAGATTTCTCCTGGGCCAGCATCACCATGAGTGCAGTGATGCAGAGTGCTGAGAACTCACAGGTGTCCATTGGGCTCCTGGTGTTTGGGTTCCAGACTCACACTGGATATGGtttcctggggctctgtgctgccagtgaATACAGTCAGTCCATTGTTGTGTCACCCCAATGGCTGGGTGTTGTGCAGTTGACCATTAAtgggttttcccctttttttcagTCCCCACACCAGTCTCCTGTGAGGATTTTGGTATGTGAGGAGAGGTGTGAGATGGTGGCTGGACCAACCAGAGTGCATCCAGGAGACTTTCTCCACCGGTTGGCTCTCTGATGGGCCACACTACTGCAGTTTTGATGAAAAACCTTTGATTTCATGGGAGCATGTGCCTACACCTTGACCACCATCTGCAATCCTGATCCCAcctttcctgctctctctctTGCGgtcaaaaaggaggaaaaggagaactCCAAAGTTTCCTGCATCGGCTCCATCACCATCCAAGTCGACAACATGACTGTCACTGCTGTCCAGTCAGAGAATGGGATGGTGAGGGTAAGCAAAAACCATCataatttcccaatttttttaaattttgctgcaATTACATATTTAGCAATGATCTTGAGGGTCTTTTTCTAAAtaattcccagatttcctggTGTGCAGGTAACCCTCGTATGAAAACACTTCCAGTCTTCTTGAACTCCATGCCTAGTTTTGATGCATTTTGGTTGTTTTGATGGTTGTTGTTGTCCTCCAGGTGAGCAACCACCACTTGTGCCtccccattttcctctcccacGGGAAGGTCCACATCCACCAGAAGGGTAAATCCACGTTGATCCAATCAAATTTCAAGCTGAAGGTCCTCTACAGCTGGGATGATCATGTAATGATCAAACTTCCAGCTCCTCTTTCTAGAAACAACTGCGGAATTTGTGGGAACAACAATGGGGATCCCCAGGATGACTCTCTCTCCTGATGGAAAACAAGTGTGGGATATTGTGGAGTTTGGGTGGAGCTGGAAGGCGACCAGTGAGAGTGGCCACTGCCAGGACATCTGTGATGGTGACTGTGGGCGGTGCAGATGGGACCAGGTGCATTCTACATGCAAGGCAGAGACCTGGTGTGGGAAGTTGTCCCAACATTCTGGGCCATTCCAGTCGTGTCATGACACTATCAGTCCCAATATCTATGTGAAGAACTGTATCTATGACCTGTGTGCCAATGAGGGGCATCGCAATGCCCTGTGCCATTCTTTGAGATCTATGCTGATGACTGCCAGGAGGAGAGGATCAGTGCTTCCCACTGGAGGAAACAGCTGGAATGTTGTGAGTAGAGGATGGTTGGGTGAAAGTACTCCTTGGGGTGGGTGGAGGCTAATTGATGTGGGACTAAAGATCCATGGGATCATGGGTTGAGAAAGGCCATGGCAGCAGATCCAATCAGGAAATCCATGGAACTCCAAGGAGATTCCAGAAAGCCCACGTAGAAAGTCCACAAAGTCCGTGGAGTCTGAGCAGGAAGTCCGCAGAGACTCCAGAAAGTCCAGGTAGAAGGGCTAGAAAGTCCATGGAGACTCCATAAAATCCATGGAGTCTGCAGGGTATTTGTGTAGATAGTCAAAGAAGTCTGTCCCACCATGTGCTGTCCCACCCTGACCACTGTCTCCCTCCCTGTCCAGCTCTCACTTGCCCGCCCAACAGCACCTACAGCACTTGTGGCCTCGCCTGCCTCCCTACCTGCAACATCCCTGCTGTGtcatccagctgtgctgctgtcaccaccTGTGTGGACACCTGCGTGTGCCACGAGAGCCTTGTCCTTGATGCCAACACCTGAATCGCCCCTTCTGAATGTGGCTGTTTCATTCAGGGTTTCTTCTATGGCCTTGGCGAGGAATTTTGGCGTGACCT
Above is a genomic segment from Zonotrichia leucophrys gambelii isolate GWCS_2022_RI unplaced genomic scaffold, RI_Zleu_2.0 Scaffold_89_184143, whole genome shotgun sequence containing:
- the LOC135460697 gene encoding IgGFc-binding protein-like, whose amino-acid sequence is MAEEKENSKVSCIGSITIQVDNMTVTAVQSENGMVRVSNHHLCLPIFLSHGKVHIHQKGKSTLIQSNFKLKVLYSWDDHVMIKLPAPLSRNNCGICGNNNGDPQDDSLS